A stretch of the Vibrio aquimaris genome encodes the following:
- the mrdA gene encoding penicillin-binding protein 2, whose protein sequence is MKLNRCTNRLRNYDFELTLFKRRAAVAFIAMVSLCFVLVANLYKLEVDNFSYYQTRANDNRIQVLPISPPRGVIYDRNGKPVAQNIPIYVLEVVPSKVASMKDSAYRLSNYIEFSPEQRQKLTQLHRSSHKVQTIKTGLSEIEIAQFSAHQHEFPGFRVNAEMKRYYPYGESLTHIVGYVAHINDRDLERLKEEGELANYRATKIIGKLGVERYYENILHGKQGYEEVEVNNRGRVIRTLKYVPPIAGKDLVLNIDVNLQQHVYQLLGDRQGSAVVLDPTDNSVLAMASSPSYDPNPFVDGISGVEYRKLLQDPHHPLLNRATLGVYPPASTVKPFIAIAGLSEKVVSPDTVRNDHGRWQIPGSKRGSKAWRDWRRWGHGDVDVTLAIEESVDSFFYQMAYDLGIDRISDWMGMFGFGQRTGIDIFEETAANMPTREWKQRRHHQPWYKGDTVPIGIGQGYWTATPLQLAKATSVLVNHGAVTPPHLVKAVIEHGQEFNQAQTVEYAKTKEMNQVNDAYWDISLNAMRLVNQGSRGSGRRSFRGAKYCSGGKSGTAQVFGLKKDEVYNSKELSKNLLDHGLFTGFAPCENPKYVATVVIEHGNGGSKVGAPFIRNVFDYLLVEEKT, encoded by the coding sequence ATGAAGTTAAATCGATGTACCAATCGTCTGCGCAACTACGATTTTGAACTGACTTTGTTCAAAAGACGAGCTGCAGTCGCTTTTATTGCCATGGTATCTTTATGTTTTGTACTTGTTGCCAATCTATATAAGCTAGAAGTTGACAATTTTTCTTACTACCAAACGAGAGCAAACGACAATAGGATTCAAGTGTTGCCTATTTCGCCTCCTCGAGGCGTAATCTATGACAGAAACGGAAAACCTGTTGCCCAAAACATACCTATTTATGTATTGGAGGTTGTACCGAGTAAAGTTGCGTCTATGAAAGATTCTGCTTATCGCTTGTCGAACTATATCGAGTTCTCACCAGAGCAACGGCAGAAATTAACTCAATTACATCGCTCAAGCCATAAAGTACAGACAATTAAAACCGGTTTAAGTGAAATAGAAATAGCTCAATTCTCTGCCCATCAACATGAATTTCCAGGTTTTAGGGTCAATGCTGAAATGAAACGCTACTATCCCTATGGTGAGTCACTAACCCATATTGTTGGGTACGTAGCGCACATTAATGACCGTGATTTAGAACGCTTAAAAGAAGAGGGGGAGTTGGCTAACTATAGAGCGACAAAAATTATCGGTAAGTTAGGAGTTGAACGGTATTACGAAAATATTTTGCACGGAAAGCAGGGCTACGAAGAAGTTGAGGTAAATAACCGAGGTCGAGTAATAAGAACGCTTAAATATGTTCCTCCAATAGCGGGCAAAGATCTTGTCCTTAATATTGATGTCAATTTGCAACAGCATGTTTATCAACTCTTGGGTGACAGGCAGGGTAGTGCTGTGGTCCTCGATCCTACTGATAATAGTGTTCTGGCTATGGCTTCCAGTCCTAGTTATGATCCCAATCCATTTGTTGATGGGATATCCGGAGTGGAATATCGTAAGTTATTGCAAGACCCCCATCATCCTTTACTCAATCGAGCAACCTTAGGTGTATACCCACCTGCATCCACGGTAAAACCCTTTATCGCGATAGCTGGTTTAAGTGAAAAGGTAGTAAGTCCCGATACTGTCCGAAACGATCATGGTCGCTGGCAGATCCCTGGCTCTAAACGTGGTTCCAAGGCTTGGCGAGATTGGAGGCGCTGGGGCCATGGTGATGTCGATGTGACCTTGGCGATTGAAGAATCGGTGGATTCGTTTTTTTATCAAATGGCGTATGACTTAGGCATAGACAGAATATCGGACTGGATGGGGATGTTTGGTTTTGGTCAGAGAACTGGCATTGATATCTTCGAAGAAACTGCGGCGAATATGCCAACTAGAGAGTGGAAGCAACGCAGGCATCATCAGCCATGGTACAAAGGTGATACGGTTCCAATTGGTATTGGGCAAGGATATTGGACGGCGACACCGCTCCAATTGGCGAAAGCGACTTCTGTGTTGGTTAATCATGGGGCTGTGACCCCTCCACACCTAGTCAAAGCGGTGATTGAACATGGGCAGGAGTTTAATCAAGCTCAGACTGTCGAATACGCAAAAACAAAGGAAATGAATCAAGTTAATGATGCATACTGGGATATTTCTCTCAACGCAATGCGCTTGGTTAATCAAGGATCCAGAGGCTCAGGGCGCCGTTCATTTAGAGGAGCTAAATACTGTAGTGGAGGTAAATCTGGTACCGCACAAGTGTTTGGTTTAAAAAAAGACGAAGTGTATAACTCCAAAGAGTTGAGTAAAAATCTACTCGATCATGGCCTATTTACAGGATTTGCACCATGTGAAAACCCGAAATATGTTGCTACGGTAGTCATTGAACATGGAAATGGTGGTTCTAAGGTGGGGGCACCATTTATTAGAAACGTCTTTGATTATTTGCTGGTAGAAGAGAAAACATAG
- a CDS encoding universal stress protein encodes MQYQHIMVALELSDDSNILIERAIFMAKQHNADISFIHLDGSHGEIYPELIDIHSDTNVRPVNELAMKKLRSFEAKVDFPIRHFLVGTGNLANKLSETIENYRVDLLLCGHHQDFWSKILSYSRQLINRSPVDILVVPISGDDF; translated from the coding sequence ATGCAATATCAACACATTATGGTTGCTTTAGAACTATCTGATGACAGTAATATTCTGATAGAGAGGGCTATCTTTATGGCTAAGCAACATAACGCTGATATCTCTTTTATTCACCTTGATGGCTCTCATGGAGAGATCTATCCAGAGCTTATTGATATCCATTCCGATACCAATGTGCGACCTGTAAATGAGCTTGCTATGAAAAAGTTAAGGTCCTTCGAAGCTAAGGTAGACTTTCCCATTCGACATTTTCTGGTCGGAACTGGTAACTTAGCCAATAAACTTTCGGAGACAATAGAAAACTATCGTGTTGATTTGTTACTTTGCGGACACCATCAAGATTTTTGGAGTAAGATTCTTTCCTACTCTCGACAGCTTATCAATCGCTCCCCTGTAGACATCCTCGTCGTTCCTATCTCAGGCGACGACTTTTAG
- a CDS encoding DUF342 domain-containing protein: MWEKLVSLSEDNQHIIAKLPQDMALDGKLSDKGVDEALNDIGANDFCLLTDEVNRFVNCANEGKSEALIGFPIAEVRDAEVEVVLSDHDMLASMVVTGAYRGAPLKGPQIVHALARAHVTKGINKLALKKVLVMSHQLKPGETFTQPVAKGKNPVQGQDAKFIPLVKDVTKQVLAPTKDESGKVDMLNLGETVTVEAGARLMKRIPATKGVPGITVQGKSIPPKPGTDTTLKVSKGSAISPDDPNLLIAEVSGMPIIKERSVEVEDALCLPSIGVATGHIKFKGNVIITGNIESDMVVRTTGNLTVGGFIESADVQAQGDIEVAKGIIGHNVSEGEEKSCKVKSGGSITANYAQFSELQAGENINLSIHCMSNELRCGKDLTVSDEAGKQGTLSGGSAKVGGKVICVNLGVEGDTATHVNAFARYANFKERQQKYKDEYTAAQEATMKVVRKELEFKKTPKAERTEEDEANLAKMKQESNERLEKAKMARDRLEMELEEALEENTIEVKNKVYTHVTVQFGEEKVITKRVHGTSTFSFTQYEIKCASAMDEEALEQE, from the coding sequence ATGTGGGAAAAGTTAGTCAGCTTATCTGAGGATAATCAACACATTATCGCTAAGTTACCGCAAGACATGGCTCTTGACGGGAAACTGAGTGATAAAGGTGTTGACGAAGCATTGAACGATATTGGCGCCAACGACTTTTGTTTGCTGACAGATGAAGTGAATCGTTTTGTCAATTGTGCGAATGAAGGGAAGAGCGAAGCGCTGATAGGGTTTCCTATTGCTGAAGTTAGGGATGCTGAGGTCGAGGTAGTGTTATCGGATCATGACATGCTCGCCAGTATGGTTGTGACTGGTGCATATCGTGGTGCTCCACTTAAAGGGCCTCAAATTGTACATGCCTTGGCTCGTGCTCATGTCACTAAGGGTATAAATAAGCTTGCACTAAAGAAAGTTTTAGTTATGAGTCACCAGCTAAAGCCCGGAGAAACCTTTACCCAGCCAGTTGCTAAAGGGAAAAATCCGGTACAAGGCCAAGATGCTAAGTTCATTCCTTTAGTCAAGGACGTTACCAAACAAGTGCTAGCGCCGACAAAAGATGAAAGTGGCAAAGTAGACATGTTAAACCTTGGTGAAACTGTTACGGTTGAAGCCGGGGCTCGTTTAATGAAACGTATCCCTGCAACTAAAGGTGTCCCGGGTATCACTGTCCAAGGAAAGTCTATTCCACCTAAGCCTGGTACTGATACTACCCTGAAAGTTTCAAAAGGTTCTGCAATTTCTCCAGATGACCCCAATCTACTTATTGCTGAAGTTTCTGGAATGCCTATCATCAAAGAGCGTTCTGTAGAGGTTGAAGACGCACTCTGCCTTCCTTCAATTGGGGTCGCTACTGGCCATATAAAATTCAAAGGTAACGTGATTATTACGGGAAATATTGAATCGGATATGGTGGTGCGTACAACAGGAAACCTTACTGTTGGTGGCTTTATTGAGTCAGCCGACGTGCAGGCGCAGGGGGATATTGAAGTTGCGAAAGGTATCATAGGGCACAATGTTTCAGAAGGTGAAGAGAAAAGCTGTAAGGTAAAATCTGGTGGATCAATTACAGCAAACTATGCGCAGTTTTCAGAGCTACAAGCTGGGGAAAATATCAACCTTTCTATTCATTGTATGAGTAATGAGCTTCGGTGTGGTAAGGACCTTACGGTTTCAGATGAAGCTGGAAAACAAGGTACACTTAGCGGTGGTAGTGCAAAAGTGGGTGGTAAAGTTATCTGCGTTAATTTAGGAGTTGAGGGCGATACTGCTACTCATGTTAATGCTTTTGCTCGTTATGCAAATTTTAAAGAGCGCCAACAAAAGTACAAAGATGAATACACCGCAGCTCAAGAAGCGACCATGAAAGTGGTTCGTAAAGAGCTTGAATTCAAGAAAACCCCCAAAGCTGAACGTACCGAAGAAGACGAAGCCAATCTTGCTAAAATGAAACAAGAGTCTAACGAAAGGTTAGAAAAAGCGAAAATGGCAAGAGATCGGCTAGAGATGGAACTAGAGGAAGCGCTAGAAGAAAATACTATAGAAGTTAAGAATAAAGTCTATACGCATGTTACGGTGCAATTTGGTGAAGAAAAAGTGATCACAAAACGCGTTCATGGTACCAGTACTTTTAGCTTTACTCAGTATGAGATTAAGTGCGCTTCTGCGATGGATGAAGAAGCGCTAGAACAAGAGTAA